The following proteins are encoded in a genomic region of Paenibacillus sp. FSL R7-0273:
- the treC gene encoding alpha,alpha-phosphotrehalase, producing the protein MTQTRYSEWWRRSTVYQVYPKSFKDTTGNGTGDIKGLTEKLDYLQELGIDIVWLQPVYVSPQYDNGYDVADYEAINPDFGTMEDFDELVQELHRRGMKLMTDIVVNHTSVEHEWFKQASSGKDNPYRDYYIWKDPGPDGGLPNNWQSKFGGPAWQFDEASGQYFLTLYDKTQADLNWENEKVRRAVNDMMLFWAKKGVDGFRMDVINVISKDQRFPDDDGSVPPGDGRKFYTDGPRVHEFIKAMYDEVFGPYEMVTVGEMSSTTLEHCIRYSSPEEREFSMTFNFHHLKVDYPNGQKWELMPYDFEAMKRLFTQWQTGMQQGGGWNALFFNNHDQPRAISRFADDKAYRVESAKLLATTLHGMQGTPYVYQGEEIGMPNPIWKSIEEFRDIESLNMYRILQEQGKKPGTALSILQERSRDNSRTPMQWDDSPNAGFTSGTPWIKVDERYPDINVRKELADPDSILHHYRRLIALRKEHDVFVEGSFSRLDEAHPEVFAYARQAEGATLVVVSNFSRKEITFRFGDKQWAELGGSGEQQLLTGNTAEAPSLAQELPLSPYASYMWLIR; encoded by the coding sequence TTGACACAGACCCGGTATTCGGAATGGTGGCGCCGGTCCACGGTGTATCAGGTATACCCTAAGAGCTTTAAGGATACGACAGGCAACGGAACAGGAGATATTAAAGGGCTTACAGAAAAGCTGGATTACCTGCAGGAGCTTGGCATTGATATTGTCTGGCTGCAGCCGGTGTATGTCTCGCCGCAGTATGATAACGGTTACGACGTAGCTGATTATGAGGCGATTAACCCGGACTTCGGCACGATGGAGGACTTTGACGAGCTTGTGCAGGAGCTGCATCGGCGCGGTATGAAGCTGATGACTGATATTGTGGTCAATCACACCTCGGTTGAACACGAGTGGTTCAAGCAGGCGTCTTCCGGCAAGGACAACCCGTACCGTGACTATTATATCTGGAAGGACCCGGGCCCGGATGGCGGGCTGCCTAACAACTGGCAGTCGAAGTTCGGCGGTCCGGCCTGGCAGTTCGACGAAGCGTCGGGGCAGTATTTTCTTACCCTGTACGACAAAACGCAAGCAGACCTCAACTGGGAGAATGAGAAGGTACGCCGGGCAGTGAACGATATGATGCTGTTCTGGGCCAAGAAGGGTGTAGACGGCTTCCGGATGGATGTCATTAACGTCATCTCCAAGGACCAGCGCTTCCCTGATGATGACGGCAGTGTGCCGCCGGGAGACGGGCGCAAGTTCTACACTGACGGACCGCGTGTCCATGAATTCATCAAGGCGATGTACGATGAGGTGTTCGGGCCTTATGAGATGGTTACGGTCGGTGAGATGTCCTCGACGACACTTGAGCATTGCATCCGGTATTCGAGTCCTGAGGAGCGGGAGTTCTCCATGACGTTCAACTTCCATCATCTGAAGGTGGATTATCCCAACGGGCAGAAGTGGGAGCTGATGCCGTATGATTTTGAGGCGATGAAACGGCTGTTCACGCAGTGGCAGACCGGAATGCAGCAGGGCGGAGGCTGGAATGCCTTGTTCTTCAACAACCATGATCAGCCGCGGGCCATTTCCAGATTCGCCGACGATAAAGCCTACCGTGTGGAAAGCGCGAAGCTGCTGGCAACAACGCTGCATGGCATGCAGGGCACACCTTACGTCTACCAGGGCGAAGAAATCGGCATGCCGAACCCAATCTGGAAAAGCATTGAGGAGTTCCGTGACATCGAGTCACTGAATATGTACCGGATTTTGCAGGAGCAGGGTAAAAAGCCGGGCACAGCGCTCAGCATCCTACAGGAGCGTTCACGTGACAATTCCCGCACGCCGATGCAGTGGGATGACAGCCCGAATGCGGGTTTTACTAGCGGAACGCCGTGGATCAAAGTGGATGAGCGGTACCCCGATATCAATGTGCGCAAAGAGCTGGCCGATCCCGATTCCATCCTTCATCACTACCGCAGGCTGATTGCTCTGCGCAAGGAGCATGATGTGTTTGTGGAAGGGAGCTTCAGCAGACTGGATGAGGCCCATCCTGAGGTGTTCGCTTATGCCAGACAGGCAGAGGGAGCGACGCTGGTGGTTGTCTCGAACTTCAGCAGAAAAGAGATCACCTTCCGCTTCGGCGACAAGCAATGGGCAGAGCTGGGCGGGAGCGGTGAACAGCAGCTGCTGACCGGCAATACGGCAGAAGCCCCGTCTTTAGCACAGGAGCTTCCGCTTAGCCCGTATGCCTCTTACATGTGGCTGATCCGCTAA
- the treR gene encoding trehalose operon repressor codes for MRENIYLQIYNEYSSRIHSGQLPAGAKLPSESELAESYGTSRETVRKALNLLFREGYIHKIKGRGSFVLDMTRMDFPVTGLISFKEMSDTLGGPSRTLVEETVQEPAGPMPARQLQIPEEALIWKVTRAREIEGERIILDKDYFRADIVPFLSRDIAAGSIYEYLEGELGLKISYAKKLISVEPSTEEDHRLLDLKKYTHIVVVRNYVYLENTVLFQYTESRHRLDKFQFVDFARRVQR; via the coding sequence TTGAGAGAAAATATCTATCTGCAAATCTATAATGAATACAGCAGCCGGATTCATTCCGGCCAGCTTCCGGCCGGAGCCAAGCTGCCGTCCGAGAGTGAGCTTGCCGAGAGCTACGGCACCTCACGGGAGACGGTGCGCAAAGCGCTTAATCTGCTGTTCCGGGAAGGCTACATTCACAAAATTAAGGGCCGCGGCTCGTTTGTGCTGGATATGACGCGGATGGATTTTCCCGTGACCGGCCTCATTTCCTTTAAGGAAATGTCTGATACGCTGGGCGGACCTTCACGGACTCTGGTTGAAGAGACCGTTCAGGAGCCCGCTGGCCCCATGCCGGCCAGACAGCTGCAGATTCCGGAGGAGGCCCTGATCTGGAAAGTTACCCGGGCCAGAGAGATCGAAGGAGAGAGGATCATTCTGGACAAGGACTATTTCCGGGCGGATATTGTGCCTTTTCTGAGCAGGGACATTGCCGCAGGCTCCATCTATGAATATCTGGAAGGGGAGCTCGGGCTGAAGATCAGCTATGCCAAAAAGCTGATCTCCGTAGAGCCCTCGACAGAGGAGGACCACCGGCTGCTTGATCTGAAGAAATACACGCATATCGTTGTCGTACGGAACTACGTCTATCTGGAGAACACCGTGCTGTTCCAGTACACCGAATCCAGGCACCGGCTCGACAAGTTTCAGTTCGTGGATTTTGCCAGACGGGTGCAGCGGTGA
- a CDS encoding DUF2268 domain-containing putative Zn-dependent protease (predicted Zn-dependent protease with a strongly conserved HExxH motif): MNEIIQEALLKSSDILPGKEPVNVCVFPTVSNKHPMITAGSGKIIVLYNYYFTDDLLRAGIAHEYHHHYWAENHLTPDTHFRILDNLIFEGKAVMFEKLIYPHIESTVIYPEYNKEYWFRTEPYLLGTDYDIQSKILYGNGDEYPYAYGYSEGYKMVRSYLDLHPQASPAEWTALSAEVIFEDGNYSDHYK; this comes from the coding sequence ATGAACGAAATTATACAGGAGGCGTTGCTGAAATCATCCGACATCCTGCCGGGTAAGGAGCCGGTGAATGTCTGTGTATTTCCGACAGTATCTAACAAACACCCGATGATAACTGCAGGATCCGGAAAGATCATCGTTCTGTATAATTACTATTTTACAGATGACCTGCTCCGGGCCGGGATCGCTCATGAATATCATCATCACTATTGGGCGGAGAACCATCTCACCCCGGATACACATTTCCGGATATTGGATAACCTCATTTTTGAAGGCAAAGCAGTTATGTTTGAAAAGCTGATTTATCCGCATATTGAATCAACTGTTATCTATCCGGAATATAACAAGGAGTATTGGTTCCGGACGGAGCCCTATTTACTGGGAACCGACTATGACATACAATCGAAGATTCTGTACGGGAACGGGGACGAATATCCGTATGCCTACGGGTACAGTGAGGGCTACAAAATGGTCCGCTCCTACCTTGATCTGCATCCGCAGGCTTCTCCGGCTGAATGGACCGCCTTGAGCGCTGAAGTAATTTTTGAAGATGGCAACTACTCCGACCACTATAAATAA
- the treP gene encoding PTS system trehalose-specific EIIBC component, with protein MAIDRKNVEDIVRAVGGKENIEVATHCVTRLRFSLYDESKVDKEALDRNDLVKGQFSTQGQFQIVIGPGTVDNVYEEMIKITGGSRSSKDDVKSAAARKQNPLQRAIKTLADIFIPILPAIVTAGLLLGINNILTGSGIFLYEKSLVEAYPQWSDIASIINTIASTAFTFLPALIGWSAVKRFGGSPLLGIVLGLILVHPDLLSAYGYADASLKGTVPTWDLFGWHVEKIGYQGQVLPVLVSAYILAVIEKFLNKRVHDSIKLLVVAPVALLITGFLAFTLIGPLTFAIGNAITDGLVYIFDHFALLGGLIYGGLYSALVITGMHHTFLAVDVQLIGSEGGTFLWPMLALSNIAQGAAALAMFFLVREQKAKGLAATSSVSAFLGVTEPAIFGVNIRYRYPFFFGLIGSGLAGMLLTLNDVRASSIGVGGIPGFLSIFPNQWGVFFIGMAIVLIVPFAATMLYGRIAVQRANKNEQAEAARSSAVSGAGELSSRSSVQASQEPVNILELAAPISGRAVPLEQVPDPAFAEKQMGEGLAIEPSEGKVYAPFDATVAHVIKSKHALILEHASGVQVLIHVGINTVSLKGNGFTSHRNIGDKVRAGELLLEFDMDAIRAAGLPVITPIIIPAGQDMVERIEEKTGPATAKQTGILTIHLKG; from the coding sequence ATGGCTATAGACCGCAAAAATGTAGAGGATATCGTCCGGGCTGTCGGGGGTAAGGAGAATATCGAGGTTGCAACGCATTGTGTAACCCGGCTGAGATTCTCGCTCTATGACGAGAGCAAGGTGGACAAGGAAGCGCTGGACCGCAATGATCTGGTCAAAGGGCAGTTCTCGACCCAGGGGCAATTTCAGATCGTAATCGGGCCGGGAACGGTCGATAATGTCTACGAAGAAATGATCAAAATCACCGGCGGTTCCCGCTCCTCCAAGGATGATGTGAAATCGGCAGCCGCCCGTAAGCAGAATCCGCTGCAGCGGGCGATCAAGACACTGGCCGATATTTTTATTCCGATTCTTCCGGCCATCGTTACCGCAGGTCTTCTGCTCGGGATTAATAATATCCTGACCGGATCGGGGATTTTCCTGTATGAGAAGTCACTGGTTGAAGCCTATCCGCAATGGAGTGATATTGCTTCTATTATCAATACCATTGCCAGCACAGCCTTCACCTTCCTGCCGGCGCTGATCGGCTGGTCCGCAGTCAAACGCTTCGGGGGCAGTCCGCTGCTCGGGATTGTACTGGGTCTGATCCTCGTACATCCGGATCTGCTGAGTGCCTACGGCTATGCTGATGCTTCTTTGAAAGGAACCGTACCTACCTGGGATTTGTTCGGCTGGCATGTAGAGAAGATCGGTTACCAGGGGCAGGTGCTGCCGGTACTGGTCTCCGCTTATATTCTGGCCGTCATTGAGAAGTTCCTGAATAAGCGGGTTCATGACTCGATTAAGCTGCTGGTCGTTGCGCCGGTAGCGCTGCTAATTACAGGGTTTCTGGCGTTTACCCTCATCGGGCCGCTTACGTTTGCTATCGGTAATGCGATTACGGACGGCCTCGTTTATATCTTCGACCACTTTGCACTGCTCGGAGGCCTGATCTACGGCGGCTTATATTCCGCTCTGGTCATCACCGGGATGCACCATACGTTCCTTGCCGTCGATGTCCAGCTGATCGGCAGTGAGGGCGGGACCTTCCTGTGGCCGATGCTGGCGCTGTCCAACATTGCCCAGGGTGCTGCTGCACTCGCGATGTTCTTCCTCGTCCGTGAGCAGAAGGCCAAGGGGCTTGCCGCAACCTCCTCTGTATCTGCCTTCCTGGGCGTAACGGAGCCGGCAATCTTCGGGGTTAATATCCGCTACCGTTATCCGTTTTTCTTCGGTCTGATCGGTTCCGGTCTGGCCGGCATGCTGCTGACACTTAACGACGTGCGTGCCTCATCCATCGGGGTAGGCGGAATTCCCGGCTTCCTGTCGATTTTCCCGAACCAGTGGGGCGTGTTCTTTATCGGGATGGCGATTGTGCTGATAGTGCCGTTTGCCGCCACTATGCTGTATGGCCGTATAGCTGTCCAGCGTGCTAACAAGAATGAGCAGGCTGAGGCTGCCCGGAGCAGCGCGGTGAGCGGAGCAGGTGAGCTCAGCAGCCGCAGCTCTGTGCAGGCCTCGCAGGAGCCGGTGAATATTCTCGAGCTGGCTGCACCGATAAGCGGAAGAGCAGTGCCGCTGGAGCAGGTACCTGATCCCGCTTTTGCCGAGAAGCAGATGGGTGAAGGGCTGGCGATTGAGCCGTCTGAAGGAAAGGTCTATGCACCATTTGATGCTACAGTCGCTCATGTTATTAAGAGCAAGCATGCGCTGATTCTTGAGCATGCCAGCGGCGTGCAGGTGCTCATTCATGTGGGAATCAATACGGTATCGCTTAAGGGCAACGGGTTTACCTCGCATCGTAATATCGGTGACAAGGTCCGGGCCGGAGAGCTGCTGCTGGAGTTCGATATGGACGCGATCCGCGCTGCCGGCCTTCCGGTCATTACGCCGATTATTATTCCTGCCGGACAGGATATGGTAGAACGGATTGAAGAGAAGACCGGACCGGCGACAGCCAAGCAGACCGGTATCCTGACTATTCATCTTAAGGGCTGA
- a CDS encoding IS3 family transposase: MFIKQGNKAALVLRLVGLAESTYYDRKKRKSQDAQAVPQGRGRPVPGYSLTESGEKISDGQIQEMLLELVAGEEHVYGYKLLAKCLWNQHSLKLNHKKSYRLCQALEILQPQRHKRFKHPRKLPENRVITGAGQLWQMDIKYGYVAGRDRHFFVLSIIDVFTRVIVGYHRGSSCEAKHACQTLGRAMEQHCAQDSARPVIRTDNGPQFVSHLFGDMCESWEMTHERIPPRTPDLNAFIESFHSNIDRDLFRKEAFETFDEAYEAVDRYMDFYNNRRMHTSLRNMPPVEFSEWVMGLEDRSAFFWPRKKAK; the protein is encoded by the coding sequence ATGTTCATTAAGCAGGGGAATAAAGCAGCGTTGGTACTACGTCTCGTGGGGCTAGCAGAGTCTACGTATTACGACCGTAAGAAACGCAAGTCACAGGATGCCCAGGCCGTACCTCAGGGGCGCGGAAGACCCGTACCCGGCTATTCCCTGACCGAGTCTGGAGAGAAGATTAGCGACGGGCAGATCCAGGAAATGCTTCTGGAACTGGTCGCTGGAGAAGAGCACGTGTACGGGTACAAGCTCCTGGCCAAGTGCTTATGGAACCAGCACAGCCTTAAGCTCAATCACAAGAAAAGCTACCGGCTGTGTCAGGCGCTGGAGATCCTGCAGCCCCAGCGTCACAAGCGCTTTAAGCATCCCCGGAAGCTGCCGGAGAACCGGGTTATTACCGGAGCGGGTCAGCTCTGGCAGATGGACATTAAGTACGGGTACGTGGCGGGCCGGGACCGGCATTTCTTCGTCCTGAGCATTATCGATGTGTTTACCCGTGTCATCGTCGGCTACCACCGCGGATCGTCGTGTGAGGCCAAGCACGCCTGCCAGACGCTGGGACGCGCCATGGAGCAGCACTGCGCCCAGGACAGTGCACGCCCGGTGATCCGCACCGACAACGGCCCACAGTTCGTCAGCCACCTGTTTGGTGACATGTGTGAAAGCTGGGAAATGACTCATGAACGCATTCCGCCTCGAACACCGGATTTAAATGCTTTTATTGAATCGTTCCACAGTAATATTGATCGGGATTTGTTCCGTAAAGAGGCATTCGAAACGTTCGACGAGGCCTATGAAGCCGTGGACCGGTACATGGATTTCTACAACAACCGGAGAATGCACACCAGCCTTCGCAACATGCCACCGGTTGAATTTTCAGAGTGGGTCATGGGCCTAGAAGACCGGTCCGCCTTCTTCTGGCCGAGGAAAAAAGCGAAATAA
- a CDS encoding dihydrodipicolinate synthase family protein has product MFKGLSAFPLTPLDETGINEKEFTPLIERLVSAGVDSIGVLGSTGNYAYLTRAQRERVLQLAVQAAGGVPVMTSISALRTLDVLHLAEDAQQAGAGALMLSPVSYQPLTDEEVYHLYEQVTSHLSVPLCVYDNPNTTHFRFSDELHGRIAQLPHVRAIKIPGVPAGAEAASLRIENLRELVPSRVALGISGDPTAAAGLKAGCEVWFSVLGGLLPKTCLQLTRLAQAGREEEAEQISLRLEPLWVLFRQYGSLRVASAIAQQLGFISEPALPLPLLPLSPTVNEQLSSALRDIRVLEGEN; this is encoded by the coding sequence ATGTTTAAAGGTTTATCCGCATTTCCGCTTACCCCATTAGATGAGACAGGTATTAACGAAAAAGAGTTCACCCCTTTGATAGAACGCTTGGTTTCAGCAGGTGTGGACTCGATCGGAGTGTTGGGTTCAACAGGGAATTATGCCTATCTTACCCGGGCACAGCGTGAACGGGTTTTACAGCTTGCTGTCCAGGCCGCAGGCGGAGTACCTGTAATGACAAGCATAAGCGCGCTCCGGACGCTTGATGTGCTGCACTTGGCAGAGGATGCGCAGCAAGCTGGAGCAGGTGCACTTATGTTATCTCCGGTATCGTATCAGCCTTTAACGGATGAAGAGGTTTATCATCTGTATGAACAGGTGACCAGCCATTTGTCCGTGCCGCTCTGCGTATACGATAATCCTAATACCACACATTTTCGTTTCAGCGATGAGCTGCACGGCAGGATTGCTCAGCTTCCCCATGTCCGGGCAATAAAAATTCCCGGGGTCCCTGCCGGGGCTGAAGCAGCCAGTTTGCGTATAGAGAATCTGCGTGAACTCGTTCCATCCCGTGTGGCGCTTGGAATTAGCGGAGATCCAACTGCAGCAGCTGGTTTAAAGGCAGGGTGTGAGGTTTGGTTCTCTGTGCTGGGCGGCCTGCTTCCCAAAACCTGCCTGCAGCTGACCCGTTTGGCTCAGGCCGGACGGGAGGAGGAAGCAGAGCAGATTTCACTGCGGCTCGAGCCTTTATGGGTGCTGTTCCGCCAATATGGAAGCCTGCGCGTGGCCTCAGCTATTGCACAGCAATTAGGCTTTATTTCAGAGCCGGCTCTTCCGCTGCCGCTGTTACCCTTGAGTCCAACTGTGAATGAGCAGCTGTCATCAGCGTTACGGGATATTAGAGTGTTAGAAGGTGAAAACTAG
- a CDS encoding aldo/keto reductase: MKTQKLGNSDLVISSMGLGMMGMSPGIYGSVDDEESVKTVHRALELGVTLLDTADTYGNGHNEELLGKALKGRREQAVVATKFTFGPNWEFIGGHPDYVKKAIDDSLRRLGLDYIDLYYQHRVDPNVPIEETVGAMADLVKAGKVRYLGLSEADAANIRRAHAVHPISALQTEYSLWSREVEEEIIPVVNELGITFVAYSPLSRGFITGELQKFEDFKADDMRRILPRFQGDNFQKNVDIVDKLGEIAGEKNCSVAQLAIAWTIAKGTVPIPGTKRRKYLEENAGAIDIQLTADDLARIDAVSPNAFGGRYPVAE, encoded by the coding sequence ATGAAAACGCAAAAACTCGGCAATAGCGATTTGGTCATTTCTTCTATGGGACTAGGCATGATGGGGATGTCTCCGGGCATATACGGCTCTGTAGACGATGAGGAATCCGTAAAAACCGTACACCGTGCGCTGGAGCTGGGAGTTACGCTGCTGGATACTGCAGACACTTACGGGAATGGACACAATGAGGAGCTGCTGGGCAAAGCCTTGAAGGGCCGGAGAGAGCAGGCTGTGGTGGCGACCAAGTTTACCTTCGGACCGAACTGGGAGTTTATCGGAGGTCATCCGGATTACGTGAAAAAGGCCATCGATGACAGCCTTCGCCGTCTCGGCCTCGATTATATCGACCTGTATTACCAGCACCGGGTTGATCCCAATGTGCCGATTGAGGAGACTGTAGGAGCAATGGCTGATCTCGTAAAAGCGGGTAAGGTCCGCTATCTGGGTCTTTCCGAAGCGGATGCTGCTAACATCCGCCGGGCGCATGCCGTACATCCGATCTCAGCGCTGCAAACGGAATATTCCCTGTGGAGCCGCGAGGTTGAAGAAGAAATTATACCAGTAGTAAATGAGCTGGGGATTACTTTTGTAGCCTACAGCCCGTTAAGCAGAGGGTTTATCACCGGAGAGCTTCAGAAATTTGAAGACTTCAAGGCAGATGATATGCGCAGAATCCTGCCGCGCTTCCAGGGAGACAACTTCCAGAAGAATGTAGACATTGTAGACAAGCTCGGAGAAATTGCCGGAGAAAAGAACTGCTCCGTTGCCCAGCTCGCCATTGCCTGGACGATCGCCAAAGGTACGGTCCCGATTCCAGGGACCAAACGCCGGAAATATCTGGAGGAAAATGCCGGAGCGATCGATATTCAGCTTACTGCCGACGACCTGGCGCGGATTGATGCGGTCAGCCCTAATGCATTCGGGGGACGTTATCCGGTTGCGGAGTAA
- a CDS encoding TetR/AcrR family transcriptional regulator, which translates to MLNKSLKNSDKIKETRSRLITKLLPYLRKNGLQSVRMDEIARVTEVSRATLYKYFSTKEEIIGYIVEGFVEYMNEQTASSSLESEESFGIRFQQMFEQSVSLIVYFTEVFLKDLETSYPEWHSRFTEGMQQREEQILAYYQEGIRRGLFHDLNGKILIMQDELLRGMLNVKYLMTNQLTVEQVLTDYYQLKKIQLFKADKLSAIDDALMKPRIEHLTHKVTGSLF; encoded by the coding sequence ATGTTGAACAAATCTTTAAAGAACTCGGATAAAATAAAAGAAACACGCTCCAGGCTGATCACCAAGCTGCTGCCCTATTTGCGGAAAAACGGGCTGCAATCCGTGCGGATGGATGAAATCGCCAGAGTAACGGAGGTCAGCAGAGCTACTTTATATAAATATTTTTCCACGAAAGAGGAGATTATCGGCTACATTGTCGAAGGCTTTGTTGAGTACATGAATGAACAGACGGCCTCATCCTCTCTGGAGTCTGAGGAGAGCTTCGGCATCCGGTTTCAGCAAATGTTCGAGCAGTCCGTCTCGCTGATCGTCTATTTTACAGAGGTCTTCCTGAAGGACCTTGAAACCAGCTACCCTGAATGGCACAGCCGTTTCACTGAAGGCATGCAGCAGCGGGAGGAGCAAATCCTGGCCTACTATCAAGAAGGAATCCGCAGAGGCCTTTTTCATGATCTGAACGGTAAAATCCTCATTATGCAGGATGAGCTTCTGCGCGGAATGTTGAATGTTAAATATCTGATGACCAATCAGCTGACGGTAGAGCAGGTATTAACGGACTATTATCAGCTCAAAAAAATCCAGCTGTTCAAAGCTGATAAGCTGTCCGCCATTGACGATGCCCTGATGAAGCCGAGAATTGAGCATCTGACGCATAAGGTTACGGGCAGTCTATTTTAA
- a CDS encoding helix-turn-helix domain-containing protein: protein MGHLTGTREKAAQEVLSGIKAAVVARKYGVTPSTVNQWVRDYREAHGEQDHPYPQDQVEELKRLLDVEQKYEKAVKILGEKELEIEILRELLKKPTPAYPKKSR from the coding sequence ATGGGACACTTAACAGGAACAAGAGAGAAGGCCGCGCAAGAGGTGTTGTCTGGCATTAAGGCAGCGGTGGTTGCCCGAAAGTATGGAGTGACCCCATCGACGGTGAATCAGTGGGTGAGAGATTACCGGGAAGCCCATGGGGAACAAGATCATCCGTATCCCCAAGATCAGGTGGAGGAACTGAAACGCCTGCTGGATGTCGAGCAGAAATACGAGAAGGCTGTGAAGATCCTCGGTGAAAAGGAGCTAGAGATTGAGATTTTGCGTGAACTGCTAAAAAAGCCAACCCCTGCTTATCCGAAAAAATCGAGGTAG